The following are encoded together in the Nocardioides sp. Arc9.136 genome:
- a CDS encoding DUF427 domain-containing protein, which translates to MRRPVPEKPGPGQESVWDYPRPPRLEATTARLEVVLGGVTVASTTRGWRVLETSHPPTYYLPRADFVAGSLRAAEGSSTCEWKGRAAYLDLLGGGRTAPGAAWTYPDPTPAFRDLADALAVMPSAVDSCWVDGERVLPQPGGFYGGWITSAVVGPFKGDPGTWGW; encoded by the coding sequence GTGCGACGACCCGTGCCGGAGAAGCCAGGGCCGGGCCAGGAGTCGGTGTGGGACTACCCGCGTCCGCCCCGGCTCGAGGCCACCACCGCCCGCCTCGAGGTGGTGCTCGGCGGGGTGACCGTCGCCTCGACCACCCGGGGGTGGCGGGTGCTGGAGACCAGCCACCCGCCGACGTACTACCTGCCGCGCGCGGACTTCGTGGCCGGGTCGCTGCGGGCGGCGGAGGGGTCGAGCACCTGCGAGTGGAAGGGCCGGGCGGCCTACCTCGACCTGCTCGGCGGTGGCCGCACCGCCCCCGGGGCGGCGTGGACCTACCCCGACCCGACCCCGGCGTTCCGCGACCTCGCCGACGCGCTGGCGGTGATGCCGTCCGCGGTCGACTCCTGCTGGGTCGACGGCGAGCGGGTGCTCCCCCAGCCGGGCGGGTTCTACGGCGGCTGGATCACCTCGGCCGTGGTCGGGCCGTTCAAGGGGGACCCGGGCACCTGGGGCTGGTGA
- a CDS encoding response regulator transcription factor, with translation MVRVLLADDENLIREALAQMLDLEDDLDVVAQAASGPEAVAAAVRAGVDVAVLDLQMPGLDGIAVAERLAADLPGCATVIVTSHGRPGHLKRALAAGVRGFLPKTTSAATLARVVRTVHAGGRYVDPDLATEAIAAGDSPLTPREADVLELAADGAPVDEIAARASLSPGTVRNYLSSAVIKLGAANRHDACAIARRMGWI, from the coding sequence GTGGTCCGCGTGCTGCTGGCCGACGACGAGAACCTCATCCGCGAGGCGCTCGCCCAGATGCTCGACCTCGAGGACGACCTCGACGTGGTCGCGCAGGCCGCCTCGGGCCCCGAGGCCGTCGCCGCCGCGGTCCGGGCCGGCGTCGACGTGGCGGTGCTCGACCTGCAGATGCCCGGCCTCGACGGCATCGCCGTGGCCGAGCGGCTCGCCGCAGACCTCCCCGGCTGCGCCACCGTGATCGTCACCAGCCACGGCCGGCCCGGCCACCTCAAGCGGGCGCTGGCGGCGGGCGTGCGGGGGTTCCTGCCCAAGACCACCTCCGCCGCGACCCTGGCGCGGGTGGTGCGGACCGTCCACGCGGGCGGCCGGTACGTCGACCCCGACCTGGCCACCGAGGCGATCGCCGCCGGGGACAGCCCACTGACCCCGCGGGAGGCCGACGTGCTGGAGCTGGCCGCGGACGGGGCGCCCGTCGACGAGATCGCCGCCCGCGCCTCGCTCTCCCCCGGGACCGTGCGCAACTACCTGTCCAGCGCCGTCATCAAGCTCGGCGCCGCCAACCGGCACGACGCCTGCGCCATCGCCCGCCGGATGGGGTGGATCTGA
- a CDS encoding DUF664 domain-containing protein, which produces MTPADLLKDAFGRIVESGTAVVDGLTDDQLTRRPAPDANPIAWLVWHLARVQDDHVADVAGQEQVWTAQGFAERFNLPFDDGATGYGQDAEAVGRVRAPADLLAAYLRAVHEQTVAFLDTVGPDDLDRVVDDSWDPPVTLGARLVSVVDDDTKHLGQAAYVRGLLGA; this is translated from the coding sequence ATGACTCCCGCAGACCTGTTGAAGGACGCCTTCGGGCGCATCGTCGAGAGCGGTACGGCGGTCGTGGACGGCCTGACCGACGACCAGCTGACCCGCCGGCCGGCGCCGGACGCCAACCCGATCGCGTGGCTGGTCTGGCACCTGGCCCGCGTCCAGGACGACCACGTGGCCGACGTGGCCGGACAGGAGCAGGTGTGGACCGCCCAGGGGTTCGCGGAGCGGTTCAACCTGCCCTTCGACGACGGCGCCACCGGCTACGGGCAGGACGCCGAGGCCGTGGGTCGGGTCCGCGCGCCGGCGGACCTGCTGGCGGCGTACCTCCGTGCGGTGCACGAGCAGACGGTGGCGTTCCTCGACACGGTCGGCCCCGACGACCTCGACCGGGTCGTCGACGACAGCTGGGACCCGCCGGTCACCCTCGGCGCGCGCCTGGTCAGCGTGGTCGACGACGACACCAAGCACCTCGGCCAGGCGGCGTACGTCAGGGGGTTGCTGGGCGCGTGA
- a CDS encoding ABC transporter permease produces the protein MTTLSLSRTAGLARANATLVLRNRLTLIYGVVLPLLPLGLLLVGDSGSEDSGGAGAAAIVTALMMAALFPVFYNLLSQLVTRRDELVLKRLRTGESTDAEIITSLALPGFAVALATAVVAVPLAIAFGQDAPLNPLLYAVTVVVTLLMFAAFALWTAAWTRNAEAAQITSMPVILLAVLGQVAIGFPDEVRRFTDLTPGAAMTDLVRVSWFGMETGSTERTLDFAGSWAAAGQPLLVLVAWAALAGYLARRSMRWEPRA, from the coding sequence ATGACCACGCTCTCGCTGTCCCGCACCGCGGGCCTGGCCCGCGCGAACGCCACCCTGGTCCTGCGCAACCGGCTCACGCTCATCTACGGCGTCGTCCTCCCGCTGCTCCCGCTCGGCCTGCTGCTGGTCGGCGACAGCGGGTCGGAGGACTCCGGCGGCGCCGGCGCGGCCGCGATCGTGACCGCGCTGATGATGGCGGCGCTCTTCCCGGTCTTCTACAACCTGCTCTCCCAGCTGGTCACCCGCCGCGACGAGCTGGTGCTCAAGCGGCTGCGCACCGGCGAGAGCACCGACGCGGAGATCATCACCTCGCTGGCGCTGCCCGGCTTCGCGGTGGCGCTGGCGACCGCCGTGGTCGCGGTGCCGCTCGCGATCGCCTTCGGCCAGGACGCGCCGCTCAACCCGCTGCTGTACGCCGTGACCGTGGTCGTCACGCTGCTGATGTTCGCGGCGTTCGCGCTGTGGACGGCCGCCTGGACCCGCAACGCCGAGGCCGCCCAGATCACGAGCATGCCGGTGATCCTGCTCGCCGTGCTGGGCCAGGTCGCGATCGGCTTCCCCGACGAGGTCCGTCGGTTCACCGACCTGACGCCGGGCGCCGCGATGACCGACCTGGTGCGGGTGAGCTGGTTCGGCATGGAGACCGGCAGCACCGAGCGGACCCTCGACTTCGCCGGCAGCTGGGCGGCCGCCGGGCAGCCGCTGCTGGTGCTGGTCGCGTGGGCGGCGCTGGCCGGGTACCTCGCCCGCCGCTCGATGCGGTGGGAGCCCCGCGCCTGA
- a CDS encoding M3 family metallopeptidase, which translates to MTSPLPSSPTPLELPDADSAEAWLAARTEDGLARARALVEELRADPPTDPVAALEQWDAVTRLLSGVAAAGSLFGNVHPLEAVRDTGDRAEQEVAKLATELSQDRALHDAFAALDPSGLDEQAARLLTRTLEDFRRAGVDRDDATRARIAELDDRLTELDQAFSRGIRDDVRSIRVAPERLAGLPQDWLDSHAPDEDGLVTVTTDYPDVVPVRTFCHDADVRRDIAVEFLQRGWPQNDEVLRELFALRHERATLVGYDSWPSYDAAVKMIGSGAAIPEFIDRIAEAAREPGERDLALVLDRLRRDRPEADALTAVDSAYYEELVRKEQLEVDAQLVRTYFEFAKVRQGLLDVTGRLFGLHYEPVPDAPVWAPDVTAYDVTSAVDGSAVGRIYLDLHPREGKYGHAAQFTLVDGVAGEQLPEGVLVCNFSRGLMEHDHVVTLFHEFGHLVHHVLGGHGRWARFAGVATEWDFVEAPSQMLEEWAWDAEVLRSFATDAAGEPIPADLVERMRRADDFGKGTFARVQMFYAAMSYWFHAERPDDLTARMVELQEQYSPLRWIEGTHMFASFGHLGGYSSAYYTYMWSLVIAKDLFSAFDPADLFDPEVAGRYRDRVLAPGGAKDAADLVEDFLGRPYTFDAYAAWLAR; encoded by the coding sequence GTGACCTCACCGCTGCCCTCCTCGCCGACGCCGCTCGAGCTGCCCGACGCCGACTCCGCCGAGGCCTGGCTGGCCGCCCGCACCGAGGACGGGCTGGCCCGGGCACGCGCCCTGGTCGAGGAGCTGCGCGCCGACCCGCCCACCGACCCGGTGGCCGCGCTCGAGCAGTGGGACGCGGTGACCCGCCTCCTCTCGGGAGTCGCGGCCGCAGGCTCGCTGTTCGGCAACGTCCACCCGCTCGAGGCGGTCCGCGACACCGGCGACCGGGCCGAGCAGGAGGTCGCGAAGCTCGCCACGGAGCTCTCCCAGGACCGCGCGCTCCACGACGCCTTCGCCGCGCTGGACCCCTCCGGTCTCGACGAGCAGGCCGCCCGGCTGCTCACCAGGACGCTCGAGGACTTCCGTCGCGCCGGGGTCGACCGGGACGACGCGACCCGGGCCCGGATCGCCGAGCTCGACGACCGGCTGACCGAGCTCGACCAGGCCTTCTCGCGCGGCATCCGCGACGACGTCCGGTCGATCCGTGTCGCTCCGGAGCGCCTCGCCGGCCTGCCGCAGGACTGGCTGGACTCCCACGCCCCCGACGAGGACGGGCTGGTCACCGTCACCACCGACTACCCCGACGTGGTCCCGGTCCGGACGTTCTGCCACGACGCCGACGTGCGCCGCGACATCGCCGTCGAGTTCCTCCAGCGCGGCTGGCCGCAGAACGACGAGGTGCTGCGCGAGCTGTTCGCCCTGCGCCACGAGCGCGCGACGCTGGTGGGCTACGACTCCTGGCCGTCCTACGACGCGGCCGTGAAGATGATCGGCTCCGGCGCCGCGATCCCGGAGTTCATCGACCGGATCGCCGAGGCCGCGCGCGAGCCGGGGGAGCGCGACCTGGCCCTGGTGCTCGACCGGCTGCGCCGGGACCGGCCCGAGGCCGACGCGCTCACCGCCGTCGACTCCGCCTACTACGAGGAGCTGGTCCGCAAGGAGCAGCTCGAGGTCGACGCCCAGCTGGTGCGGACCTACTTCGAGTTCGCCAAGGTCCGCCAGGGCCTGCTCGACGTGACCGGCCGGCTCTTCGGCCTGCACTACGAGCCGGTCCCCGACGCGCCCGTCTGGGCGCCCGACGTCACGGCGTACGACGTCACCTCGGCCGTGGACGGCTCCGCCGTCGGGAGGATCTACCTCGACCTCCACCCGCGCGAGGGCAAGTACGGCCACGCCGCGCAGTTCACCCTCGTCGACGGCGTCGCCGGTGAGCAGCTGCCCGAGGGCGTCCTGGTCTGCAACTTCTCCCGCGGCCTGATGGAGCACGACCACGTCGTGACGCTGTTCCACGAGTTCGGCCACCTGGTGCACCACGTGCTCGGCGGCCACGGCCGGTGGGCGCGGTTCGCGGGCGTCGCCACCGAGTGGGACTTCGTCGAGGCGCCGAGCCAGATGCTCGAGGAGTGGGCGTGGGACGCCGAGGTCCTGCGCTCCTTCGCCACCGACGCGGCCGGCGAGCCGATCCCCGCCGACCTCGTCGAGCGGATGCGGAGGGCCGACGACTTCGGCAAGGGCACCTTCGCGCGGGTGCAGATGTTCTACGCCGCGATGTCCTACTGGTTCCACGCCGAGCGGCCCGACGACCTCACCGCCCGGATGGTGGAGCTGCAGGAGCAGTACTCGCCGCTGCGGTGGATCGAGGGGACCCACATGTTCGCCAGCTTCGGCCACCTCGGCGGCTACTCCTCGGCGTACTACACCTACATGTGGTCGCTCGTGATCGCCAAGGACCTCTTCAGCGCCTTCGACCCCGCGGACCTGTTCGACCCCGAGGTGGCCGGGCGCTACCGGGACCGCGTGCTGGCGCCGGGCGGCGCCAAGGACGCCGCGGACCTGGTCGAGGACTTCCTGGGGCGGCCCTACACCTTCGACGCGTACGCCGCCTGGCTGGCCCGGTAG
- a CDS encoding LLM class F420-dependent oxidoreductase, protein MTRFGYTLMTEQSGPRELVKYAVAAETAGFDFEVSSDHYSPWLTEQGHAPYAWTTLGAVAQATERVGLMTYVTCPTLRYHPAVVAQKAATLQILAEGRFTLGLGSGENLNEHVVGAGWPAIGPRQEMLREAIEIIRALHTGELVDYRGQHFDVESARVWDLPEEPVQIGVAVAGERGLEQMAPLADHLVATEPRKDLIEGWNSVDGAPKIGSGGARAVGQIPICWGPDEDAAVALAHEQFRWFAGGWKVNSDLPTPAGFAGATQFVRPEDVAESIPCGPDLDKIVESVSAFWEAGFTDIALVQVGDALQEQFLTDAALPLLEKLRAAAPSS, encoded by the coding sequence ATGACGCGCTTCGGCTACACCCTGATGACCGAGCAGAGCGGACCGCGGGAGCTGGTGAAGTACGCCGTGGCGGCCGAGACCGCCGGCTTCGACTTCGAGGTCTCCAGCGACCACTACTCCCCGTGGCTGACCGAGCAGGGCCACGCGCCGTACGCCTGGACCACGCTCGGTGCGGTCGCCCAGGCCACCGAGCGGGTCGGCCTGATGACGTACGTGACCTGCCCGACGCTGCGCTACCACCCGGCCGTCGTCGCGCAGAAGGCCGCGACGCTGCAGATCCTCGCCGAGGGCCGCTTCACCCTCGGCCTGGGCAGCGGCGAGAACCTCAACGAGCACGTCGTCGGCGCCGGCTGGCCGGCGATCGGGCCCCGGCAGGAGATGCTGCGCGAGGCCATCGAGATCATCCGCGCGCTGCACACCGGCGAGCTCGTCGACTACCGCGGGCAGCACTTCGACGTCGAGTCCGCCCGGGTCTGGGACCTGCCCGAGGAGCCCGTCCAGATCGGCGTGGCCGTCGCCGGCGAGCGCGGCCTCGAGCAGATGGCGCCGCTGGCCGACCACCTCGTCGCCACCGAGCCGCGCAAGGACCTCATCGAGGGCTGGAACAGCGTCGACGGTGCGCCGAAGATCGGGTCCGGCGGCGCCCGCGCGGTCGGGCAGATCCCGATCTGCTGGGGCCCCGACGAGGACGCCGCGGTGGCGCTGGCCCACGAGCAGTTCCGCTGGTTCGCCGGTGGCTGGAAGGTCAACTCCGACCTCCCCACCCCCGCCGGCTTCGCCGGCGCCACGCAGTTCGTCCGCCCCGAGGACGTCGCGGAGTCCATCCCCTGCGGCCCCGACCTCGACAAGATCGTCGAGTCGGTCTCGGCCTTCTGGGAGGCCGGCTTCACCGACATCGCCCTCGTCCAGGTCGGCGACGCCCTGCAGGAGCAGTTCCTCACCGACGCCGCGCTGCCGCTGCTCGAGAAGCTGCGGGCTGCGGCGCCGTCGTCGTAG
- a CDS encoding sensor histidine kinase, whose product MLQRWWRRAWSDRDQVQRVDLYTRQSLYVIAGGMNLLILLGAVPAARQHPAAYATTVAAGAALSVASAWSLRDAIRIYPHTGPLPVRSTGVLVGLAVLATAGARALPTDLPDALGLLAAFSLAWGLGGYRDRRVAVAGLVGIGVAAWLPSSDPATATYGVLVGAFFMTTARLSLWLLDIVLELDRGRDAEAALAVAEERLRFSRDVHDVLGRRLATIAVQAELAATLAGRGDERAADRMLEVRSLAHEGLKEARELARGYRAVDLAQELDGAVALLRSAGIDATADVDGLPEEWHEPAAWVVREAVTNVLRHSRATCVEVQYAAGALTVRNDGALPESGGDGAAGTGLAGVRSRLATLGAGLETVRDADSFTVRMVLP is encoded by the coding sequence GTGCTGCAGCGGTGGTGGCGTCGCGCCTGGTCCGACCGCGACCAGGTCCAGCGCGTCGACCTGTACACCCGCCAGTCGCTCTACGTCATCGCCGGCGGGATGAACCTCCTGATCCTCCTCGGCGCCGTGCCTGCGGCGCGCCAGCACCCCGCGGCGTACGCCACGACCGTCGCGGCCGGCGCCGCGCTCTCCGTGGCCTCCGCCTGGTCGCTGCGCGACGCCATCCGGATCTACCCGCACACCGGCCCGCTGCCCGTCCGGAGCACCGGCGTCCTGGTCGGCCTCGCCGTCCTCGCGACCGCCGGGGCGCGGGCGCTGCCGACCGACCTGCCGGACGCCCTCGGGCTGCTCGCGGCGTTCTCCCTGGCCTGGGGCCTGGGCGGCTACCGCGACCGCCGGGTCGCGGTCGCCGGTCTCGTCGGCATCGGTGTGGCCGCCTGGCTGCCGTCGAGCGACCCCGCGACGGCGACGTACGGCGTGCTGGTCGGGGCGTTCTTCATGACCACCGCCCGGCTCTCGCTGTGGCTGCTCGACATCGTCCTGGAGCTCGACCGCGGGCGCGACGCCGAGGCGGCGCTGGCGGTCGCCGAGGAGCGGCTCCGGTTCTCCCGCGACGTCCACGACGTGCTGGGCCGACGGCTGGCGACGATCGCGGTCCAGGCCGAGCTCGCCGCCACGCTCGCGGGCCGCGGCGACGAGCGCGCGGCCGACCGGATGCTCGAGGTCCGCTCGCTGGCCCACGAGGGTCTGAAGGAGGCCCGCGAGCTGGCGCGCGGCTACCGGGCGGTCGACCTGGCCCAGGAGCTGGACGGCGCCGTCGCGCTGCTGCGCTCGGCCGGCATCGACGCCACCGCCGACGTCGACGGGCTGCCCGAGGAGTGGCACGAGCCGGCGGCGTGGGTGGTGCGCGAGGCCGTCACCAACGTGCTGCGGCACTCCCGGGCCACCTGCGTCGAGGTGCAGTACGCCGCGGGCGCCCTGACCGTGCGCAACGACGGCGCCCTGCCCGAGAGCGGCGGGGACGGCGCCGCCGGCACGGGCCTGGCCGGCGTGCGGTCGCGCCTGGCCACCCTCGGCGCCGGGCTCGAGACGGTCCGGGACGCCGACTCCTTCACGGTGCGGATGGTGCTGCCGTGA
- a CDS encoding MFS transporter: protein MATAARLRGLLADTRPLRDEHFRRLWVANIITVIGAQLTVVAVPAQIYQETGSSAYVGLTGLFGLVPLVVFGLYGGALADVFDRRTILVVTTVGLIVTSGLFWLQAAAGGVGVWVLLSLFSVQQAFFAVNQPTRSALLPRLLPAELLPAANSLNMTVFQAGAIAGPLVAGALIPVLGFEWLYLIDTFTLLATLGAVVRLPALPVLDAVAGAPGLRSVVEGLSYLRGHPVLLMSFVVDIIAMVFGMPRALFPEIAHLDFGGPDEGGLVFAALFAAIPAGAVVGGVLSGWVSRVERQGRAVVWCIVVWGGAMTGFGLAVGLADRWREPMLVVALLMLVLGGAADMASAAFRTSMLQAAANDSVRGRLQGVFIVVVAGGPRVADVAHGAAATAVGTAAAAAGGGVLVVVGTVVAALAVPSFVRYRITRPATP from the coding sequence GTGGCGACGGCAGCACGGTTGCGGGGGCTCCTCGCCGACACCCGCCCCCTGCGCGACGAGCACTTCCGTCGGCTGTGGGTCGCCAACATCATCACGGTGATCGGCGCGCAGCTCACCGTCGTGGCGGTGCCGGCGCAGATCTACCAGGAGACCGGCTCCTCGGCGTACGTCGGGCTGACCGGGCTCTTCGGGCTGGTGCCGCTCGTCGTCTTCGGCCTGTACGGCGGCGCGCTGGCCGACGTCTTCGACCGGCGCACGATCCTGGTGGTCACCACGGTGGGACTGATCGTGACCAGCGGCCTGTTCTGGCTGCAGGCCGCGGCCGGCGGGGTCGGCGTGTGGGTGCTGCTGTCGCTGTTCTCGGTCCAGCAGGCGTTCTTCGCGGTCAACCAGCCCACCCGCAGCGCGCTGCTGCCCCGGCTGCTGCCCGCCGAGCTGCTGCCGGCGGCGAACTCGCTGAACATGACCGTCTTCCAGGCCGGCGCGATCGCCGGGCCCCTGGTCGCCGGCGCGCTCATCCCGGTCCTCGGCTTCGAGTGGCTCTACCTGATCGACACCTTCACGCTCCTGGCGACGCTGGGCGCGGTGGTGCGGCTCCCGGCGCTGCCGGTGCTCGACGCCGTCGCCGGCGCGCCCGGGCTGCGGTCGGTCGTCGAGGGCCTGTCCTACCTGCGCGGGCACCCCGTGCTGCTGATGTCCTTCGTCGTCGACATCATCGCGATGGTCTTCGGCATGCCGCGGGCGCTGTTCCCCGAGATCGCGCACCTCGACTTCGGCGGCCCCGACGAGGGCGGGCTCGTCTTCGCGGCGCTGTTCGCCGCGATCCCCGCCGGCGCGGTGGTCGGCGGCGTGCTGAGCGGCTGGGTGTCGCGGGTCGAGCGGCAGGGCCGGGCGGTCGTCTGGTGCATCGTCGTGTGGGGCGGCGCGATGACCGGGTTCGGCCTGGCCGTGGGGCTCGCCGACCGCTGGCGGGAGCCGATGCTCGTGGTGGCGCTGCTGATGCTCGTCCTGGGCGGTGCCGCCGACATGGCCTCCGCGGCGTTCCGCACCTCGATGCTGCAGGCCGCCGCGAACGACTCGGTGCGCGGCCGGCTGCAGGGCGTCTTCATCGTCGTGGTGGCCGGCGGGCCGCGCGTCGCCGACGTGGCGCACGGTGCCGCTGCGACCGCCGTCGGGACGGCGGCGGCCGCCGCCGGCGGTGGCGTGCTGGTCGTCGTCGGCACCGTCGTCGCGGCCCTGGCGGTGCCGTCGTTCGTCCGCTACCGGATCACGCGCCCAGCAACCCCCTGA
- a CDS encoding glycoside hydrolase family 6 protein, whose amino-acid sequence MLRPSLRARTAALLAALALGATPLVGLTGLASPASSQPADRDAVHQAPVKAPAASAAAARKDPRKTRGLFVDRRMPVFGQGSRYAKIAGKSQALWLGIEYYPTDRVRAVVEEYVGMAAEARKTPVLVVYSIPDRDCDQHSAGGAADGPAYRDWVKQVAAGVEGSKPLLVLEPDAIPFIGDPGCEDVADRVSLLRFAVKKLSTAGAWVYLDAGHSDWRPYDGRALLLKQAGVALARGIATNVSNFRSLRDELAYGAQLRADLAGLGVTGVKQVVDTSRNGAADPVAGDVINPTWARVGRAPKLVFDGALDGRLWVKHPGESDGPVNGGPGSGQWCDLLADRLLGLGESPTC is encoded by the coding sequence ATGCTCCGCCCGTCCCTGCGCGCCCGAACGGCTGCCCTCCTCGCCGCTCTCGCGCTCGGCGCGACCCCGCTCGTCGGCCTCACCGGGCTGGCGAGCCCGGCGAGCTCGCAGCCCGCCGACCGCGACGCGGTCCACCAGGCACCGGTGAAGGCGCCGGCAGCATCCGCGGCGGCGGCGAGGAAGGACCCCCGCAAGACGCGCGGTCTCTTCGTCGACCGGCGGATGCCGGTCTTCGGGCAGGGCTCGCGCTACGCGAAGATCGCGGGGAAGTCCCAGGCGCTGTGGCTCGGCATCGAGTACTACCCCACCGACCGCGTCCGCGCGGTCGTCGAGGAGTACGTCGGCATGGCCGCCGAGGCCCGCAAGACCCCCGTGCTCGTCGTCTACTCCATCCCCGACCGCGACTGCGACCAGCACTCCGCCGGCGGCGCGGCCGACGGGCCGGCGTACCGCGACTGGGTCAAGCAGGTCGCCGCCGGCGTCGAGGGCAGCAAGCCGCTGCTGGTGCTCGAGCCCGACGCGATCCCGTTCATCGGCGACCCCGGCTGCGAGGACGTCGCGGACCGCGTCTCGCTGCTGCGCTTCGCGGTCAAGAAGCTGAGCACGGCCGGCGCCTGGGTCTACCTCGACGCCGGGCACAGCGACTGGCGGCCCTACGACGGCCGCGCGCTGCTGCTCAAGCAGGCGGGGGTGGCCCTGGCGCGCGGCATCGCCACGAACGTGTCGAACTTCCGCAGCCTCCGCGACGAGCTCGCGTACGGCGCCCAGCTCCGCGCCGACCTGGCCGGGCTGGGCGTCACCGGGGTCAAGCAGGTCGTCGACACCTCGCGCAACGGTGCCGCGGACCCCGTGGCCGGCGACGTCATCAACCCGACCTGGGCGCGGGTGGGCCGGGCCCCGAAGCTGGTCTTCGACGGCGCCCTCGACGGGCGGCTGTGGGTCAAGCACCCCGGCGAGTCCGACGGTCCGGTCAACGGTGGCCCCGGGTCGGGCCAGTGGTGCGACCTGCTCGCCGACCGGCTGCTCGGCCTCGGCGAGTCCCCCACCTGCTGA
- a CDS encoding ABC transporter ATP-binding protein: MTTSTAPAVPSGPHIEVRGLHRTYGTGPEAFEAVRGVDLVVEAGTVVALLGTNGAGKTSALEVVEGLAPPSAGEVRVLGLDPVADRAEVRRRTGVLLQSSGFPADLTVAETLRMWAATMTAPRPVADALADLDLAGRADVRVRALSGGELRRLDLACTLLGEPEVVLLDEPTTGLDPESRRRVWELVAGLRDRGCSVLLTTHHLEEAEELADRVAIMHAGRIVREGTPAQLGADHPSTIRFEGTAAGLPDLHGLPAVARVGTDHGTTTIESRDLQATLTALLTAAADRGVRLPGLEARSASLESVFLAIASGEEPAPAPAPEPARPTGGAAR; the protein is encoded by the coding sequence ATGACGACCAGCACTGCTCCCGCCGTCCCCAGCGGTCCGCACATCGAGGTGCGGGGGCTCCACCGGACCTACGGCACGGGCCCCGAGGCGTTCGAGGCCGTCCGCGGCGTCGACCTGGTGGTCGAGGCCGGGACCGTCGTCGCCCTCCTGGGCACGAACGGCGCCGGCAAGACGTCCGCGCTCGAGGTGGTCGAGGGGCTGGCGCCGCCGAGCGCCGGGGAGGTCCGGGTGCTCGGGCTGGACCCGGTGGCCGACCGGGCGGAGGTACGGCGCCGGACCGGCGTGCTGCTGCAGAGCAGTGGGTTCCCGGCGGACCTCACCGTGGCCGAGACGCTGCGCATGTGGGCGGCGACGATGACCGCCCCGCGGCCGGTCGCCGACGCGCTGGCCGACCTCGACCTGGCCGGCCGCGCCGACGTACGGGTCCGCGCCCTCTCCGGCGGCGAGCTGCGCCGCCTGGACCTGGCGTGCACGCTGCTCGGCGAGCCGGAGGTCGTGCTGCTCGACGAGCCCACCACCGGGCTGGACCCGGAGAGCCGCCGCCGCGTGTGGGAGCTGGTCGCGGGCCTGCGCGACCGCGGCTGCTCGGTGCTGCTGACCACCCACCACCTGGAGGAGGCCGAGGAGCTGGCCGACCGGGTGGCGATCATGCACGCCGGGCGCATCGTCCGCGAGGGCACGCCCGCCCAGCTCGGCGCCGACCACCCCTCGACGATCCGGTTCGAGGGCACCGCGGCCGGGCTCCCCGACCTGCACGGTCTGCCCGCGGTCGCCCGGGTCGGCACCGACCACGGCACCACGACCATCGAGTCCCGCGACCTGCAGGCGACGCTGACCGCGCTGCTCACCGCCGCGGCCGACCGCGGCGTGCGCCTGCCCGGCCTCGAGGCCCGCAGCGCCTCGCTCGAGTCGGTCTTCCTCGCCATCGCCTCCGGCGAGGAGCCGGCCCCCGCACCCGCACCCGAACCCGCCCGCCCGACCGGAGGAGCCGCCCGATGA